The sequence TTCCAGGCGTCCGTAGAGGGGTCCTGGACCCACGACTCGGACGCGTCGAGCACCGGCAGCTTCCGTAGGAAGGTGTTCACGTCCGTGAGCTGCTTTTCCAGGAACAGCAGATACGACACGGGCACCTGGCTGAGCAGGGTCCGCCCCTCCACCGTCACATCGGCCCGCGCCGTGCAGTTGGCCCAGTCCTTGGTGGCGGTCACATCAAACAGCCGGGTCAGCGTGGTGGCCGTCTCCCGGAGCACGTCCTCGGCCTTCACCTGCACCCGGGTCGCCTCGGGCGGCAGTTGCTCGCCCTCTTCGTCCTTGGGCTGATACGTACGGGAGATCCCGGCCAGCAACGCGGGCTTCTGCAAACCGTGATGAGCAGATGTCAGGTCCTGGTGGGACTTGGACTTGATGCCCTTCTCCACGGCAATGATCTGGTTGAGTTTCGCCACGCCTGCAAGGTAGCAACGACCACCGTCGCCCATCGAATGATTTTTCGAGATGGGCAGCCGCCCTCGGCGCGACCCTCACACCTTCTCTGCAACCGCTCCCCCGTGCCCCCCGTCCGCACTGCGACCGCAGGGACCACGGGGGCGGTTCTCACGGCCTCATGGCCGGCCGGGGCCCTCACTTCACGGTGTACTTGCACATCTTGTCGGACTTTGCCCCCCTTGTTGTCCGAGACCTTCTTGCCGTCGACGGTGATGACACAGGGCGCCGCGTGGAGCGTGCCGTCGGGGCCGGGCACGGAGCCGGGAACGACGGACACCCCGATGCCGATCCGCTTCTCGGCGTCGGTGGTCAGGGCGATGGTCGAGGTCTTCTTCCAGGGCAGCGTCGCCGTCACCATCTTGTTGGTGTCGAGGTTGTAGTAGACCTGCGACGTGCCGGTGCCGAGGACTTCGAGGGTGACCTTGTGCTTGACCTCGCCGCTCCCGCCGTCCGGTCCCGGCCTCCCGTCCGCGTCCGTCTTCGCGTCCGCCTTCGCGTGCGCGGACTTGCCGGCGGGCGCAGGCTTGTCGTCGCTACCGCATCCCGTCAGCAGAGACGTGGTCAGGACCAGAGCCGTGCCAATGATGATCTTGCGCATGCTTCCCCCTCGCGAATGAGTAAGCGATCTTAATGGCGAGGGGCTGTCACACGTGCCGACAGCGTGGTCGCCGGGGAGGGGAAGGGACGCACGGTCGTCGGCGCGGCACGGATAACCTGCGCGAATGAAGCGGATTCAGCGGGCCGCCGGCGCGGTGGTCGGCTCAGCGGTGGGTGACGCCTTGGGCGGCCCCTTCGAGTTTGGCCCCCAAGGAGCGTTCTCCGCGCGGTTTCCCGCGTCTGGTACCGGTGGCGAGATGTGCGGAGGCGGTGGCTGGGACCCCGGCGAGGCCACTGACGATACGCAGATGGCCGTCCTGGTCGCCGAGTCGCTGCTGAAGCGGGGCGGACTGGATCTGCCGGACATCTTCACCCGCTTCCAGCGGTGGGCAGCATCAGAACCGAAGGACATCGGCCTGCAGACCGAAGACGTCCTGACCAATGGCATGCCCTGGGACCTCGCCGCCGCGATGCATTTCCGGGTCAACCAACGAGCAGCGGGAAACGGTGCCTTGATGCGGGCATCGACCTCCGCCGTCCACTTTGTTGCCGCCGGCCGAGAAGCCACCATGGACGCGGCCCGCCGCATCGCCGCTCTCACCCACGGTGACCGAGCAGCTTGGGAAGGCACCGCGATCTTCCACGAACTCATCCGCGTCACGTTCGAGGGCACAGACCCCCTCACCGCGCTCCCGGACATCCTGCCTCTCGTCCACCCGGACCACCGCGGCCGCTACGCCGCAGTCCTCGCGCCCGACTGGCACCCCGATCAGGCAACCGAGTTCAACGGTGCCGTCTGGCCCTGCCTGGGCTCCGCTGTCTGGGCCCTGCGCACCACCAGCAGCTTCGAGGACGCGATACGCGCGGCGATCGACCTCGGTGGTGACACGGACACCGTCGCCGCGGTGACCGGAGGCCTCGCGGGGGCGTACTACGGGCTGGATGCAATTCCCGCCCACTGGACCCAGCCGCTCCATGTCCCCCTGCCAGGCTTCGACGGACGGGTGCTGCACCTGGCGGATCTGCTCCACCTTGCACACCGCCTCGCGGGCTGAAACGGGTGCTGCTCCGCGAGGGCGCCCTCCGGATCCATCAGCTCCAGCTTGCCCAACCGCCGCCCGGTCCTCGGGCACTTGGCACTGCGCACCTGACGAGACATGGCAGAAACACCGCAGCGGAAGCCACCTGTGTTGAGGCTGAGCGCCGCAGTTGGCGGCCTTCGCCAACTCGCACGCTCAAGATTGTCTTGGCTTGGTACAGAGGAAACACCCGTCCCAGTGCGGCAGCGCGCTGAGGATCCGGTGTTGTGGGCATGAGGCCACCGCACGATCCTCCGGCCCGGGGAAGCCTCCGGCGAGATGAGTACCGGCGGACGGCTCGAAGGCCTCGACCATGGCTTTGAACCGGAGCAGGTAGTCCTGGGCGAAGGGAGGCTCGTAACCCAACTCGCTCCAGCGGTGGCGGCTCAACGCGAGTGTGGTGGCGCGCAGCACGAAGTCTTTCGACCGGGCACGTCCCCGCGGAGTTGTGCCCCACGCGATGTCTTGCAGGTCGAACCCGACAGCCCCTCGCCCCATCACATTCTGGTCCTGCAGTGTCAGAAGAGCCGCGAAGCGGTAATCCCACACGTCAACAGCAAGATCGGATACCGCTAGCATCAGCACCTCGACGAGCGCTTCCGTGCCGCCGTTGGACAGATACAAGCTTTGTTCCCCACCACCGAATACGTTCCCCACCGGGCCACGGTACAACGCCCGGTGTTCTGGAGCTGCGGCTTTGCCGGGACGGGCGCTCCGTGCCCGGAAGCGGAAACCGGTGACAAGGTTCCTGCAGCGGATCTTGTACGGGGCAACTCGTTCCCGAGCCTGACCCGTGCATGGAGAGCGGTCCGCCGGTCAGTCGATGCCTGCACGATCCGGCGCAGACGACGGTGGCCGACATACGCAAACAGCACGGAATGGTATTCAAGCTGGAGCTCTCGGCTGATGGATATTACGAAGTATCCAAAAAGGGGAAGCAGCGGTAAATCAGAAAGCACACTTCACGGATCGGGCCGGACCGGGCACAATTCCGCCGGGAATCGGCGGCGCGATCAACTCGGCGAAAATCCGACCGGCCCGGCCGGCGGTCCCTTCACCGATGGCACCGCCGGGTGGCCGAGGAGCCGGGGACGGTGCCGGAGCCGGTGCCGGTGCCGGGCGATCCGTGCCGGCCCCGCCCTCAGGGTCTCGTGCCGTTGCCGCCTCCCCCGGCGGCGATCCAGTAGGTCCGGGCGTTGCGGTTGACGGTGCGGCGCAGGGGGTCGCGGCCCAGGGTCGCCGCGATGCCCGCCGGGACGACGACCAGGCAGTAGAGGAGGAGCAGTGCGAGGTTCCTCATGGACATGGGAAGTCTCCTTGGTCCGGCAGGGGGTCAGTCGAGGGGGATCTCGTCGCGCCAGTCGCCGTCCTCGGTCCAGGCCGGCTGGGCCTCTTTGAGCAGCAGGAAGCTGCCGAGCACGAGGACGTCGATCCGGGTGCGCATGAAGCACCGGTAGGCCTCTTCGGGCGAGCGGACGATGGGTTCTCCCCGCACGTTGAAGGAAGTGTTCACCAGGACCGGGCAGCCGGTTTCGGCCTTGAAGGCGGTCAGCAGGCGGTGGAAGGCCGGGTTGGCCTCCTGGCTCACGGTCTGCACGCGGGCCGACATGTCCACATGGGTGACGGCCGGGATGGTCGAGCGGTGGACCTTCAGCCGCTCCAGTCCGCGGGCGCCGGAGTCCTCGGGGGCGGGCAGCCGCTGGGCGGCGGCCACGTCCGCGACCACCAGCATGTAGGGGCTCTCCTGCTTGAGTTCGAAGTAGTCCTCGGCGTCGGTGTCCAGGACGGCCGGCGCGAACGGACGGAAGGACTCCCGGAATTTGATCTTCTGGTTCATCGCGGACTGCATCTCGGTGTCGCGGGGGTCGCCCAGGATCGACCGGGCGCCCAGGGCACGCGGCCCGAACTCCATCCGGTCCTGGAACCAGCCGACCACCTTGCCCCGCGCCAGCTCCGCAGCCGTCCTGGCCGCGAGCGCATCCGTCTCGAACCGGGTGTACGGCACGCCGGCGCCGTCCAGGTACGCCTGGATCTCCTCGTCCCGGTAGGCGGGGCCCAGCAGGGCTCCGGACATGGCGTCCCCGCCGCTCCCGAGGTGGGTGCGCTCGGCGCCACCGTCCATCGCGACGGCGAGCGCCGCGCCCAGGGCACCACCCGCGTCACCGGCCGCCGGCTGCACCCACACCCCGTCGAAGATCTCCTCGCGGATCACCCGGCCGTTGGCGACGCAGTTGAGCGCCACGCCGCCCGCCAGGCACAGCCGGGTCTCCCCGGTCCGCTGCTGCGCGGTCCTGGCCAGCCGCAGGACCGCTTCCTCGGTCACCTGCTGGACGGAGGCGGCCAGGTCGAACTCGCGCTCCGTCAGCGGGCTTTCGGGACGGCGGCGCGGCCCGTCGAAAAGCTCCTCGAAGCGGCGGCCGGTCATCACCTGACCACGCAGGTACGCGAAGTAGCGCATGTCCAGGTGGAAGGAACCGTCGGGTTTGAGATCGATCAGGCGTTCACGGATCAGGTCCGCGTAACGGGGCGTGCCGTAGGGCGCCAGACCCATGAGCTTGTACTCGCCGGAGTCCACCTTGAACCCGCAGAAGTAGGTGAACGCGGAGTAGAGCATGCCGAGTGAATGGGGGAAGCGCAGCTCGGCCAGCGGTGCGAGCCGGTCCGCGCGTCCGTGCCAGAGCGAGGTGGTCGCCCACTCCCCCACCCCGTCGATGCAGAGCACGGCCGCGGACTCGTAGGGGCTGGGGAAGAACGCGGAGGCCGCGTGGGACTCGTGGTGGCGGCGGCAGATGATGTCCGGCACCGCTCCCGGTCCCAGTGCCGCCAGCTCCCGCCGGACGGTCTCTTCGGCCCGTCGTTTCCAGCGCAGCCACTCCGGCAGGGTGTCCCGGAACGAGCGGAAGCCGAACGGCGCGGCACCGGCGTACGAGGCCATCACGCGGCGGAACTTGAGCGCCGGATCCTCGTAGTAGGCCACTGCGCTGACGTCCCGCAGGGCCGCGCCCGCCTCGGCCAGGCAGTACGACACCGCCTGGGCCGGGAAGGACGGATCGTGGCGCCGCCGGGTGAAGCGCTCCTCCTGCGCGGCGGCGACGATCGTCGTGCCGTCCACGAGGGCTGCCGCGCTGTCGTGGTAGTAGGCGGAGATACCCAGAACGAGGTCAGTCATGGTGAACGTCCACTCCTGGGGTGCCGGTGTCGGTGCCCGTGCCGGGCTTGGCGGGCCGTGGGCCGAACAGTGCCGTCCCGAGCCTCACTTGGGTCGATCCGGCGGCGATCGCCGCCTCGAAGTCGCCGCTCATCCCCATGGAGAGGGTGTCCCACCGGTGCCCGGCCGCGACCTGCTTGGCGAACAGCTCGGCCAGGACCTCGAAGGCGGGCGGGCCGGTCACGGGGGCGGCGGGCACCGTCTTGCGCGGAATGGTCATCAGGCCGCGGACCGTCAGGCGCCTCAGGTCCTGGACCGACTCCAGGAACGGGTCGAGCTGGTCCGGGACGAGGCCCGCCTTGGCGGGATCGCCGTCGGCGTTGACCTGGACGCACACCTGGAGCGGCGGCAGGTCGTCGGGGCGCTGCGCGTCGAGCCGCCGGGCCGCCTTCTGCGAGCAGAGCCCCAGCACCCAGGAGAAATTCTCCGCCAGGAGTCTGGTCTTGTTGCTCTGGATCGGCCCCAGATACACCCATTGGGCGCCCGAGCCACGGAGTTCGGCCGTCTTCGGCAAGGCCTCGCCGGCGTAGCTCTCGCCGAAGCGGTCCAGGCCGAGCGTCAGGGCCTCGCGGATCGCGGAGGCCGGGTGTCCTTTGGACACGGCGAGCAGTTCCACCGCCTCGGGGCGCCGGCCCGCTGCCGCGGCCGCGGCGTCTATTCGTGCCCGCAGGGCGTCCAGCCGTTCTCGCATCACGTGATCACACTCCACAGCGCGGCCGCGGTGAGGGCGAGGAACACCGCGGGAGGAATCCAGGGCAGGACGTTGCGGACGGGGCCGAGCCGGTCGGTGGCCGGGGCGAGCTGGTGGCCGAGCAGCCCCGCCAGGGTGTTGACGGTGAATCCGGAGAGGTTGAAGCCCAGGCCGAAGGCGAGGAGCTGCCAGGAGCTTGCTCCGGACGGCACCAGTTGGGGAAGGATGGTCAGGAAGAACAGCGCGATCTTCGGGTTGGACACATTGAGCAGGAAGCCCTTGACGAACGGGCGGCCGCCGGAATTCCGCTGGGTGACGCCGTCCTCCCCTTCGCCCTGCTTGCCGCGCGGGATGCTCGTCCAGGCCATGTAGGCCAGGAAGCAGATACCGATGAGCTGCACCACGGTGTAGGCGGTCGGGGCCGAGACCAGGAGCGCGGCGAGCCCGGTCACGGTCGCCAGGACGTAGACGAATACCCCGAGTTCCACGCCCAGAGCGGCCCTGATACCGGCCCGCGGCCCCCTGCTGACGCTGCTCGCGACGCAGTGGAGCATCGCCGGCCCCGGTGTCAGATTCACCACCAGGGCGATGGCGATGAAGGCGAGGACGTGGCTCAATGCATTGCTCCCTTGCTCTCGTATGCGCGCGTGGCATGCCGGGCGGCCCTTCTGGCGCGCCGTCCGCCCGGTGGGTTCAACGACCGGTAGCCCGTTCTGACGCGCTCCCAGATCGCCGGTTCGCATCCCGGGCCTAGTACCAAGGGCACGGTGGCCATATAGGCGTCCACCGCGTCGGCGGCCCAGGCGGAGTGGCCGGTGGCGACGTTGTCGATGGTGTTGTGGATGTCGACGAAACGGGTGCTGAACCCGTACTTCTCCAGGCCGATACGGGCACGCCGGTAGCCGCCGCCGACGCCGGACAGCTCCATCGCGACGTTCAGTCCGAGCACTTCCGGCAGGAAGGTGCGGGGCAGCCGGCCGATGCACAGCCAGTACACCGGCAGCTCGAACGACTCCTCGCGGAACCCCGGCCACTGCGCGAACTCGCGGGAGGCGGTGGGCGGCAGTTCGGCCCCCATCTCCCGCAGGACCTCGCGGTAGATCAGGGGGTGGTTGAGGCCGAGGTCCCCGTTGCCGAGTTCGTCCCAGTAGGTGGAGAACAGCAGATGGCCGACGTCCGAGGAGGCATGGCCGTAGTCCGTGAAGCCCTGCAGCCAGCTGCCGTCTATCAGGGTCAGCGGGGCGAGTTGCACGGTGGCGTCGACCAGCGCCTCCTTGGAGGGCAGGGGTGCGTCCGCGCCCTGCTCGAACTCCCGGCCGTGCCGGTCGTGCTGCTCCTGGAGCCACGGGCGCAGCCCCCGCGGATCCCAGCGCGGCGGAGGCAGATGCCCGGCCGTGTCCCAGCCGACCCGGGAGCGCGCCAGCCAGCCGTGTACGTACCCCGTGGCGTACCGGCGCAGCGCGGGGGTGTCGTCGCGGCTGAGCAGGAGGTGGTATGCCTCGCGCAGGGTGCCGGGTGCCCGGTCGGGTCGCGCGGAGGGGCCTCGTACCGGCGCCATCGGGGCGGGGAGGGGCGGGGCCGTGGCTGTGGCCGTGTCTGTCGCCGTCTCCGTGTCGGTGTCCGTGTCCGTGACCACGACGGTGACCGTGACCGTGTCCGGGTCCATGGCCGTTTCCGTATCCGGATCCATGGCCGTGTCCGTGTCCCTGGCCGTTTCCGTGTCCGGTCCGTTGCGGTCCGCCACCGCGGCCGCCGGCAGCGAGCGGATCCAGCGCCGGATCACGGCCTCGTCCGCAGGTGAGAAGATCCGGAACATCGGGCCGTTCTCGGAGATCAGGCCGCGCAGCAGGGGGCTGCGCTCGGGGCTCCCCGGCCTGACCAGGCGGCTGGTCGCGAGGGCCCGGAGCAGTCCGTGGGGTGCGGTACGGGCCTCGGTGAACCAGTCGCCGAGCGTACGGCCGTCGACCTTGAACTCCTGGTGGTACAGCGCCGCTTCGCGGGCCCGGAGCCTCAGCAGCTCCGCCATGTCGAAGGCCGGGTCCAGGGCCGCCGACACCTCCTCGTACAGGCCGCTGCTCCACCGCTGCAGCAGGTCCAGGGCCCAGCGGAACCCCGCGATCAGCCCCGGCGAGTCCGGGCTCTCCGCCAGCGCGGCGGCGGCAGCACGGGCGAGCGCGAGCCCCGTCGGTGTATCCGTCCGACGGGCGGCCCCCGGGTCCAGGACGGTCCAGTCGGCCGCCGCCGGGAGCAGTTCACGCACCACGGCCAGGGGCGGGAGCAGCCCGACCGCCCGCAGGCACAGATCGGCGCCCACCAGCTCCGCGCGGTGTTCGTCGGGCCGTCGGCTCATGGCCAGCAGCGGCCCGGGCAGGGCGAAGGCCAGGTCGGACACCTGCGGGTCCTGGGTCAGGCGGGTGACGGGGGCCGCGCGGTCCGCGAGCCGCAGGTGGTGCAGCAGGGCCCGGTACGCGCTGCCCCGGTCGGCTCCGGGGTGCCCGGCGCCCAGGTCCTGGGCGTAGAGCGCGAGCGTGCGCATCGTCAGCTCGCTGTCGCCGTTGCCGGGACTGCTCAGCCACTGCAGCCAGGCGCCCGAGACCAGCGCGAGCGGAGCCGCGCCGAGGGCCGCCCGGCGGACCAGGGCATCCTTCGCCGCCTGGTCGACGGCCCGGGCCGCGAGTGCCCGGTAGCCGTCGCCGGCCCGGGCCGCCCAAGCACCGGCCCGGCGCTCCCACTCCTCCAGCGTCTGTGCGAATGCCGTCAGCGCACGGGAGTACTCGTCGGGGATCGCCACCGGCGGGGGAAATCCCTCCGGGTCCGCGGACTGTGCGTACAGCGTGCGGCAGTCCTCCGCGACGGCCCGGGAACGGCGGGCGGCGGTACCGGCCGCCGCCTGCTGGCGTTGCATCGACGCTCCTCCTGTGGTTCCGGTTCCGGTTCCGGGGTGTCAGAACATCGGGTAGATGGAGGCGTCGTCCTTGGACTTGGTCTTGCGCTTGCGCTGCAAGAAGCCGAGCACTTTACGCAGCAGTGCCATGGGAGGTTCCCTTCAGGAGTGGCGGGTGTGATGCGGAAGCTCGTCGGCGCGGTCGGGGCCGGACCGGGCCGGTGGCCAGAGACCCAGGCCCCGTGGTCAAAAGCCCCAGGCCCGTGGTCAGGAGGCCCAGGCTCCCCTGGTCAGGACAGACCCAAGCCCGTGGCCAGCAGACCGGAGACCAGGTCGTAGCCCTCGTCGGTGAAGTGCGCGCGGTCCACGAACAGCCACTGCCCGGGATCTGCAGCATCCGCCACGAGCGGGTTGAGATCCAGGAACGCCACATCGTGTTTCGCGCACGCCTGCGCGATGCCCTCGGCGTAACGGCGGCCGACCTCGGCGGGGGCTATCTCACCGAAGAGCTGCCAGAAGGTCGACTGCTTGCCGTCCAGTTCGCGGAAGAGCTCGGCCTCCTCGGGCGACGGGGTCTCCCGCACCCAGGTGGCGAGCGGCTGAAGAGCGAACGAGATCCGGGTGCCGGAGGTGCCGGCCAGCAGCTTGAAGCGCTCCAGGTCAAGCGCCGTGCGCTCGATGGCGGTCGCCAGCCGTTCGTCGAGCGTCAACGGCGCTTCGTCGGCAGGTGCCCGCGGGGGTGGCTCGGCGGACCGGCGTTCGCCGCGCCCGAACCGGCCGGTGCGCTTGGCCTTGCGGTGGCGCGAGCGCAGCTCCTCCATCTGCTGGTAGTACTCGCCGGAGAAGAAGAAGGCCCCGTAATCGCCCTGCAGGGCCCGCGGGAGGCCGGCCAGCGCAAGGTTGTTCAGCCCGGAGAGGATGACGATCCGGTCGACCGGCGGCAGCATCTCGCGGTGCAGCAGGTAGAGCATCATCTCCTGGGTCGAGCAGTATCCGCGGGCACCGAGGTTCAGCCAGGGAACGGAGGGCGCGTGCCGGGACCACAGGCGCGACGGAATCGAGGCGGCGTCGCTGGTGGTGCCCACGCCGAAGGCGGTGGAGCTGCCTGCCAGTACGTTGACCGTGCCCTCGGCGGGTGCGTCGGCGACGGAGGCGGTGCCGGTCGCGCCATGGGAGACGCGGAATCCGAGACGGTCGGTGTTCACCACGCCGGAGCGGTAGTCCGCCCGGTGGAAGTACATCAGGTAGGGCACCCAGCGGGTCTCCCCGCGATCGACGAAGTCGTCGTACTGGGCCATCTGCGGGGTCAGCGAATAGCGCCTTGCGTTCACGGACGGAACTCCTGTCAGCGGACGGTTGCCGGGGAGGAGGAACGCTCAGTCTCCCCGGCCGAGGTCGGCGGTCATGCCAAGGCCGAGAGCCGACGGGCCGCTGGTCAGGGCTTCGTATACGGGTACAGCCGGACATCGTTCGGTGAGCGTCATGGCAACTCCGTGTCTTCAGGGGACCGGCAACGTAATGAGCCTGCGTGACAACGGGCGGTGCGTACACACACACGGGGTGTCGTGTCTGCGTCTGGCGCAGATACGTCAAGGGTCGGGGAACGGAGCGGTCCGCTCCACGCACCGGGCCTGCCCTGCCCGGTACTTCGCTGGCCCGCTACTCCGCTGCTCCGCTCGGTCCGCGGCGACGGCATCGGCGGCGGGAACACGGGAACACCGTCGGCAACTCCCGCACGCGCCCGGCCCGTCCGCCCGGCGCCGTCCGTGCGGAGCCGTCCATGCGGAGCCGTCCGCCCGGCTCGTCCGCCCGGGGCCGTCTGCGCCGAGTCGTCCGCTCGCCCCCGCCCCCCGGCCCGACACCCTCAACCGAAAACCAGCCAATTGTGGCGAACATCGAAGCCACCACCGAGTATTCCTCAACCCGGAATAAAGTATGAGTGATGGGGTGATCGAGGCCGCTTCCGGTGCTCCGCCTCCGGAGTCGGCCTCCGGCGTGCCAGGCATCGACGTGACGCGCGACTCAGACACACCGGGGGTGTGCACCGTGGAGGTATCCGGCCTTCATGCCACAGGGGAATGGCCTGTTCTGAGTGAGGAAGTCCGGGCTGTGTACCGGTTCCTGGCCGAGGTCCCCGAAGGCATCTCTACCCACGAGGTGCGTACGCGGACACGGATGTCCGACGAGTCCCTGGACCGGGCGATCGACAAGCTGATGACGCTCAGGCTGCTGTGCAAGTCCTCGTGGGAGAAGGGCACCCTGCGGGCCCTCTCACCCGAAAGTGCCAGGGTGCAGCTCGTCTGGCCGATCGTCAGGGAGCTGAACCGTCGTCAGCGCGAGGTGGATGCCATCCGTGAGGTGTACTCCGAGCTCGCGCAGGTCTACGAGAACGCCACGCTGCACGAGGCCGGGACGAGCCCGTTGGAGATCATTCCGGATCTTCCGTCGGTCCGCCGGACCCTCGCCCAGCTCGCCGCCGAGGCCACCGAGGAAGTGATCACCGCCCAGCCGGGCGGAGCGCGGCCCGCCGAAGCACTCAAGGAATCGCTGGAGTGCACCGACGAGTTACTGGACCGAGGCGTCCGGCTGCGGACCCTCTACCAGCACACCGCGCGGTTCAGCCCCGCGACCACGGAGTTCGTCCATCACGTCACGGGGCGGGGAGCCGAAGTCCGCACCCGGAGCGACGGATTCATGAAGCTGCTCCTCTTCGACGGCAAGGTGGCGGTGACCACGCTGCGCGACGACCGGTACGGTGCACTGATCGTCCGGGATCCACACGTCGTCGACTTCATGCGGACCGCGTTCGAACCGGCCTGGAGCACAGCCATCCCCTTCCCCTCCAGATACGACCCGGTCACCGCCGACCAGGTCCTGGACGACATCAAAACCACGATCGCCCATCTGCTGACAGAGGGCCTGGAGGACAAGGTCATCGCCCGTCGGCTGGGCATGTCCTTACGAACCTGCCAGCGCCATGTCTCCGACCTCATGCGAAGGCTGGGCGCAAGGAACAGGCTGCACCTCGGCTACCTTCTCCACTCCCACCAGCTACGGGAACGGGGCACGGTCCCCCGGATCCCCTCCCACATCGACACCGGCAGCTGATTCGACTCGTCCGGCAGCAGGCACTCACCGGCACACCGGCACACCGGCACACCTGGATCCACTCACCGGCTGAACGAATCGAGGAAATCGCGGAGCACGCCACCGGAGAACGGATCCACCTCGGGGTCTTCAGGAGTGACCAGACTGACGGCAAAGTACTCGCACAAGAGAAGCGAAGCACCCTCCACGACCGCCGAATCCTCCGGATCGGCGAGCTGAACCCCAGCCACCTGATGCGCACGAAGCACGCCTGGATGCTGCTTGTAGAGAACGGAGAAGGGCCCCTCACCCTGACCATTCAGCGTGTACCCGTGCTCCTCCCAGAAGTCCTCCATGGCGTGATCTTCGGAGAAGGTGACAACACTGGAGTATTCACCTTCCGAGGCTTCTACAAGCTGCCACCCCTCAAGTGATTCTGCAGTCACCCCCTCCCCATCGAGAAACAATCCGGGCCACCTCCGGACCTGACGCAGGGTAAACCTCTTCATCACTTCCGGGAAGGCACGGTCGGTAATGAAGTCGCTCGAGTACCCTGTGATGTCCACACAAATCCCTGTTCGCTCTTACCTGTTCAGGAGGTCACGCCTGGTGTGGGTCCACGATATTTGATGACTCCGCGCGGAATCGGGGAATCGGGGAA is a genomic window of Streptomyces sp. Edi2 containing:
- a CDS encoding carbamoyltransferase, translating into MTDLVLGISAYYHDSAAALVDGTTIVAAAQEERFTRRRHDPSFPAQAVSYCLAEAGAALRDVSAVAYYEDPALKFRRVMASYAGAAPFGFRSFRDTLPEWLRWKRRAEETVRRELAALGPGAVPDIICRRHHESHAASAFFPSPYESAAVLCIDGVGEWATTSLWHGRADRLAPLAELRFPHSLGMLYSAFTYFCGFKVDSGEYKLMGLAPYGTPRYADLIRERLIDLKPDGSFHLDMRYFAYLRGQVMTGRRFEELFDGPRRRPESPLTEREFDLAASVQQVTEEAVLRLARTAQQRTGETRLCLAGGVALNCVANGRVIREEIFDGVWVQPAAGDAGGALGAALAVAMDGGAERTHLGSGGDAMSGALLGPAYRDEEIQAYLDGAGVPYTRFETDALAARTAAELARGKVVGWFQDRMEFGPRALGARSILGDPRDTEMQSAMNQKIKFRESFRPFAPAVLDTDAEDYFELKQESPYMLVVADVAAAQRLPAPEDSGARGLERLKVHRSTIPAVTHVDMSARVQTVSQEANPAFHRLLTAFKAETGCPVLVNTSFNVRGEPIVRSPEEAYRCFMRTRIDVLVLGSFLLLKEAQPAWTEDGDWRDEIPLD
- a CDS encoding LysE family translocator, which encodes MSHVLAFIAIALVVNLTPGPAMLHCVASSVSRGPRAGIRAALGVELGVFVYVLATVTGLAALLVSAPTAYTVVQLIGICFLAYMAWTSIPRGKQGEGEDGVTQRNSGGRPFVKGFLLNVSNPKIALFFLTILPQLVPSGASSWQLLAFGLGFNLSGFTVNTLAGLLGHQLAPATDRLGPVRNVLPWIPPAVFLALTAAALWSVIT
- a CDS encoding iron-containing redox enzyme family protein; this translates as MQRQQAAAGTAARRSRAVAEDCRTLYAQSADPEGFPPPVAIPDEYSRALTAFAQTLEEWERRAGAWAARAGDGYRALAARAVDQAAKDALVRRAALGAAPLALVSGAWLQWLSSPGNGDSELTMRTLALYAQDLGAGHPGADRGSAYRALLHHLRLADRAAPVTRLTQDPQVSDLAFALPGPLLAMSRRPDEHRAELVGADLCLRAVGLLPPLAVVRELLPAAADWTVLDPGAARRTDTPTGLALARAAAAALAESPDSPGLIAGFRWALDLLQRWSSGLYEEVSAALDPAFDMAELLRLRAREAALYHQEFKVDGRTLGDWFTEARTAPHGLLRALATSRLVRPGSPERSPLLRGLISENGPMFRIFSPADEAVIRRWIRSLPAAAVADRNGPDTETARDTDTAMDPDTETAMDPDTVTVTVVVTDTDTDTETATDTATATAPPLPAPMAPVRGPSARPDRAPGTLREAYHLLLSRDDTPALRRYATGYVHGWLARSRVGWDTAGHLPPPRWDPRGLRPWLQEQHDRHGREFEQGADAPLPSKEALVDATVQLAPLTLIDGSWLQGFTDYGHASSDVGHLLFSTYWDELGNGDLGLNHPLIYREVLREMGAELPPTASREFAQWPGFREESFELPVYWLCIGRLPRTFLPEVLGLNVAMELSGVGGGYRRARIGLEKYGFSTRFVDIHNTIDNVATGHSAWAADAVDAYMATVPLVLGPGCEPAIWERVRTGYRSLNPPGGRRARRAARHATRAYESKGAMH
- a CDS encoding Inducer of phenazine A, encoding MNARRYSLTPQMAQYDDFVDRGETRWVPYLMYFHRADYRSGVVNTDRLGFRVSHGATGTASVADAPAEGTVNVLAGSSTAFGVGTTSDAASIPSRLWSRHAPSVPWLNLGARGYCSTQEMMLYLLHREMLPPVDRIVILSGLNNLALAGLPRALQGDYGAFFFSGEYYQQMEELRSRHRKAKRTGRFGRGERRSAEPPPRAPADEAPLTLDERLATAIERTALDLERFKLLAGTSGTRISFALQPLATWVRETPSPEEAELFRELDGKQSTFWQLFGEIAPAEVGRRYAEGIAQACAKHDVAFLDLNPLVADAADPGQWLFVDRAHFTDEGYDLVSGLLATGLGLS
- a CDS encoding helix-turn-helix transcriptional regulator, which encodes MSDESLDRAIDKLMTLRLLCKSSWEKGTLRALSPESARVQLVWPIVRELNRRQREVDAIREVYSELAQVYENATLHEAGTSPLEIIPDLPSVRRTLAQLAAEATEEVITAQPGGARPAEALKESLECTDELLDRGVRLRTLYQHTARFSPATTEFVHHVTGRGAEVRTRSDGFMKLLLFDGKVAVTTLRDDRYGALIVRDPHVVDFMRTAFEPAWSTAIPFPSRYDPVTADQVLDDIKTTIAHLLTEGLEDKVIARRLGMSLRTCQRHVSDLMRRLGARNRLHLGYLLHSHQLRERGTVPRIPSHIDTGS
- a CDS encoding ADP-ribosylglycohydrolase family protein; translation: MKRIQRAAGAVVGSAVGDALGGPFEFGPQGAFSARFPASGTGGEMCGGGGWDPGEATDDTQMAVLVAESLLKRGGLDLPDIFTRFQRWAASEPKDIGLQTEDVLTNGMPWDLAAAMHFRVNQRAAGNGALMRASTSAVHFVAAGREATMDAARRIAALTHGDRAAWEGTAIFHELIRVTFEGTDPLTALPDILPLVHPDHRGRYAAVLAPDWHPDQATEFNGAVWPCLGSAVWALRTTSSFEDAIRAAIDLGGDTDTVAAVTGGLAGAYYGLDAIPAHWTQPLHVPLPGFDGRVLHLADLLHLAHRLAG
- a CDS encoding YggS family pyridoxal phosphate-dependent enzyme, which codes for MRERLDALRARIDAAAAAAGRRPEAVELLAVSKGHPASAIREALTLGLDRFGESYAGEALPKTAELRGSGAQWVYLGPIQSNKTRLLAENFSWVLGLCSQKAARRLDAQRPDDLPPLQVCVQVNADGDPAKAGLVPDQLDPFLESVQDLRRLTVRGLMTIPRKTVPAAPVTGPPAFEVLAELFAKQVAAGHRWDTLSMGMSGDFEAAIAAGSTQVRLGTALFGPRPAKPGTGTDTGTPGVDVHHD